From Pyrenophora tritici-repentis strain M4 chromosome 1, whole genome shotgun sequence, the proteins below share one genomic window:
- a CDS encoding Tymo-45kd-70kd domain containing protein, with amino-acid sequence MGRRPNQLILEYFERGPKLEDASNRYQHTCKSCGEKFPKGRIDSLTNHLVKKCPALPLQDRQRALLQMHELPLPDNMTQTNNANASGTSQMQHGQEMNLPFAPSKQLSALETLAEVSRQHLDLSGKRMAEKQPSQMHNNNNSHNNHHSSHAGLLEEFLIQDDRPDGSDLGGLSHGLDMTNAPTMPSMYQFNGSLHHSPSTSPHMGHMPLSNSNSMAHMVPSLVMAASAANDLMPLTNGMAMESDMNLSHGMHGISDGKFFHPQGRGQWPNIQPNSLDPMLQDHGKEQMQATEMHKGMGHPRPLAMNPGNQTHFTTDFSMNQKPAKPKVRGRFTDTRRKEVQEVRKRGACIRCRMLKKPCSGENPCNTCQNVESARLWKQPCIRTRIAEEFGLYSAGLHSVLAFHATNQAKGQIRLDQTPGRIEASHFPDSATFVTFIPLKCQQSQAAQNTDIDPAIFAGLSSPDLELIDGDDDVSGKLDHYIKKMGGHFSDTEDSDFMRATVHSAKSIASSSQDGLISKALELWNLTRILTSRNFEWHIFSNPSLAPTMAPAILAPADIEDGIRTPITSLEHAASYNLITMQLMGATEKRAACLARIVMNDLERRLLQRQQANPFETFLVAVMLLACVERMCWLFRSWELPFDKNPNDTIDGTFKQQQSLDADLASALQSNSSPSAADDIINHQSPRNPRWPLDKSPSSFSQQGDKFSDILNMLLKMRGVPPKPTPRSPDGVLAVWSENTNDKAREWYDGIAVTAQMLDDRANALFVGEEPKEWELKFVGKIIRGD; translated from the exons ATGGGTCGGAGGCCCAACCAACTGATTCTCGAATATTTCGAGCGTGGACCCAAGCTGGAGGATGCAAGCAATCGCTACCAGCATACCTGCAAATCTTGCGGTGAAAAG TTTCCCAAAGGTCGCATTGATAGTCTCACCAACCATCTCGTCAAAAAATGTCCCGCCTTACCTCTTCAAGATCGCCAGCGTGCGTTGCTACAAATGCACGAACTGCCCCTCCCCGACAATATGACGCAGACGAACAATGCAAACGCATCTGGAACGAGTCAAATGCAACATGGCCAGGAGATGAACCTCCCATTTGCGCCGTCGAAGCAGCTTTCTGCTTTAGAGACACTGGCAGAGGTATCGCGACAGCATCTGGACCTGAGTGGGAAGCGCATGGCAGAGAAGCAGCCATCGCAAATGCACAACAATAACAACAGCCATAACAATCACCATTCGAGCCACGCGGGACTATTAGAAGAGTTCTTGATACAAGACGATAGGCCAGATGGTTCTGACTTGGGAGGCCTATCGCACGGTCTAGACATGACAAATGCGCCGACCATGCCATCCATGTACCAATTCAACGGGTCACTACATCATTCTCCTTCCACTTCGCCTCACATGGGCCACATGCCTCTCTCGAATTCCAACTCTATGGCGCATATGGTTCCATCGCTAGTCATGGCAGCATCCGCGGCGAACGACTTGATGCCACTAACGAATGGCATGGCTATGGAGTCAGACATGAACCTTTCACATGGTATGCATGGTATATCAGATGGAAAGTTCTTCCACCCGCAAGGACGTGGGCAATGGCCAAATATACAGCCCAATTCGTTGGATCCCATGTTGCAAGATCATGGCAAAGAGCAAATGCAGGCGACTGAGATGCACAAAGGTATGGGCCATCCGCGACCGCTAGCGATGAACCCAGGCAATCAGACTCACTTCACTACTGATTTCAGCATGAACCAGAAGCCTGCAAAGCCCAAGGTTAGGGGTCGCTTCACCGACACTAGGCGTAAAGAGGTACAGGAGGTACGAAAACGAGGAGCCTGTATTCGGTGCCGCATGCTGAAGAAGCCATGTTCCGGAGAGAATCCTTGCAATACTTGCCAGAATGTTGAGAGTGCGCGTTTATGGAAGCAGCCATGTATCCGTACACGAATCGCCGAGGAATTTGGTCTATACTCCGCAGGCCTCCATAGTGTTCTGGCCTTCCATGCAACCAACCAGGCGAAAGGTCAAATACGACTCGATCAAACTCCAGGACGGATAGAGGCTTCCCATTTCCCTGATTCTGCGACTTTTGTTACATTTATACCCCTGAAATGTCAGCAATCACAGGCTGCTCAGAACACGGACATAGATCCTGCCATTTTTGCTGGACTATCATCGCCCGATCTGGAGCTAATagacggcgacgacgacgttAGTGGCAAGTTGGACCATTATATCAAAAAGATGGGGGGCCACTTCTCCGATACCGAGGACTCGGACTTTATGAGAGCGACGGTACACAGCGCAAAGAGCATAGCATCATCAAGTCAGGATGGTCTCATTTCCAAGGCATTGGAGCTCTGGAACCTCACCCGCATACTTACATCTCGTAACTTTGAATGGCACATCTTCTCCAACCCCTCACTTGCGCCCACCATGGCTCCTGCTATACTGGCGCCTGCAGACATTGAGGACGGCATCCGCACACCGATTACATCACTCGAGCATGCTGCCTCCTACAATCTCATCACCATGCAGCTCATGGGCGCGACAGAGAAGCGCGCCGCATGTCTTGCCCGCATCGTCATGAACGACCTCGAGCGTCGTCTTCTCCAGCGCCAACAAGCGAACCCGTTTGAGACCTTCCTAGTAGCAGTCATGCTCCTCGCCTGTGTAGAGCGTATGTGCTGGCTCTTCCGATCCTGGGAACTACCCTTTGACAAAAACCCCAACGACACTATCGACGGCACCTTTAAGCAACAACAATCCCTCGATGCCGATCTAGCCTCAGCCCTGCAATCTAATTCCTCTCCATCAGCAGCAGACGACATCATTAACCACCAATCCCCCCGTAATCCCCGCTGGCCCCTCGACAAATCCCCCTCATCATTCTCCCAGCAAGGCGACAAGTTCAGCGATATCCTTAACATGCTACTCAAGATGCGTGGTGTACCACCGAAGCCCACACCCCGCAGTCCAGACGGCGTGCTAGCAGTATGGAGCGAGAACACCAACGACAAGGCACGCGAGTGGTACGATGGCATTGCTGTGACAGCACAGATGCTGGATGACCGAGCGAATGCGCTTTTTGTAGGCGAGGAGCCGAAGGAGTGGGAACTCAAGTTTGTTGGAAAGATTATTAGGGGTGATTGA
- a CDS encoding MutS, Mismatch repair ATPase (MutS family), whose translation MPRKLPVTQPYRHRGSRSSAASHSNRTVNSWSTSSSKSARRPSITPSAATSRWRSHIHVQDRSLPDETSLNTRSETLDVINGNDDTLNETIMTVDLTQRGTVGCCYYVARDEKMYFMEDIQCGDIDIVESLKTFIEPTVILVSTKIDDKVIECFDPEARSGESSSGDNDQFRFPYLLEVRPPSEFYYDSARTKLVALRLGEENGTRVRFNVPGELAAANHHEEESSAGQQGQLLRLAGWIDLESRSTVGCAGALISYIQRRRAASYLPGDHTARLMFRVVTLEMFTIRETMFINSDTLHSLQIMGAESHPRSHNKGPTKASSGEKEGLSVYGLFHHLARTPQGRFLLRQQFLRPSLNLDIINERLNTVEIFTRPDNESALQTIVQSLKNIGNMRVVMINLRKGVGGSTKGARGFSKSIWTSIMAFVFHALKIKDTLQEVLTTFESYHLAQIGRKIRETIDLKSSVEQGRTVIIPGIDEELDQMKLTLDSLDDFLNRVARKLSEKMPSDLRANLNVIYFPQIGFLCTTPVDPETGTAVYDGSFDNPWERMFSTEEQVYFKNSETREMDDHFGDVYGIISDREIEISHELAQHLLQYQELLTSCSDVCGELDSLIALAQGAKKYKLCRPSMTDENIIHIKGGRHILQELTVSSFIANNTILRGGDGDPTHSGASDQRYAADFQQFTSSSNRHTYAHKDNPSMLVLTGPNYSGKSVYLKQVALIVYMAHIGSFVPANSAKIGITDKILSRVTTRETVSRIQSAFMIDLQQISLALSLATRRSLLIIDEFGKGTETSDGAGLACAVMEHLLSLGPERPKVIGTTHFHGG comes from the exons ATGCCGCGCAAACTTCCCGTCACGCAACCTTATCGGCATAGAGGAAGTCGCAGCAGCGCTGCTTCGCACAGTAACCGCACAGTCAATTCCTGGAGCACTTCCAGCTCCAAGTCGGCCAGGCGTCCATCTATCACGCCCTCAGCTGCCACTTCGCGCTGGCGCTCACATATTCACGTCCAGGATAGGTCGCTTCCAGACGAGACGTCGCTCAACACTCGCTCTGAAACACTAGATGTAATCAACGGCAACGACGATACTTTGAATGAAACCATCATGACCGTCGATCTGACGCAACGCGGCACAGTGGGGTGTTGCTATTATGTAGCAAGAGACGAAAAGATGTATTTCATGGAAGATATACAATGCGGTGACATCGACATCGTGGAGTCAT TAAAAACTTTCATCGAGCCTACAGTGATCTTGGTCTCTACTAAGATTGATGACAAGGTGATCGAGTGCTTCGACCCGGAAGCCAGGAGCGGAGAGTCTAGCAGCGGTGACAACGACCAGTTTCGTTTCCCTTATCTACTCGAAGTGAGGCCCCCGAGCGAGTTTTACTACGACTCAGCAAGAACCAAGCTAGTAGCCCTTCGACTGGGCGAAGAGAATGGTACACGTGTCAGATTCAACGTTCCGGGAGAGCTTGCTGCTGCGAACCACCATGAAGAGGAGAGCTCTGCCGGCCAGCAAGGGCAATTACTCCGCCTCGCAGGGTGGATCGACCTTGAAAGCCGCTCAACA GTAGGCTGCGCTGGCGCACTGATATCGTATATACAACGCCGACGTGCTGCCTCGTATCTACCGGGTGATCACACTGCCCGCCTGATGTTTCGTGTCGTAACTCTGGAGATGTTCACGATTCGTGAAACGATGTTTATCAATTCTGATACGCTGCACTCTTTACAAATAATGGGTGCCGAATCTCATCCACGTTCACACAACAAAGGCCCGACTAAAGCTAGCTCGGGCGAAAAAGAAGGCCTTTCGGTGTACGGATTATTCCATCATCTTGCAAGAACACCGCAGGGCAGGTTCTTGCTTCGGCAGCAGTTCCTTCGCCCTAGCCTCAACCTTGATATCATCAACGAGAGATTGAACACGGTGGAAATTTTTACACGCCCAGACAATGAGTCAGCGTTGCAAACTATCGTACAAAGCCTGAAGAATATTGGCAACATGCGGGTTGTGATGATCAACCTCAGAAAAGGCGTGGGCGGTTCGACGAAAGGAGCCCGGGGGTTTTCGAAAAGCATATGGACATCGATCATGGCA TTTGTGTTTCATGCGCTTAAGATCAAAGATACGTTACAAGAA GTTTTGACGACGTTTGAAAGCTATCATTTGGCCCAGATCGGAAGAAAAATCAGAGAAACTATCGATCTGAAGAGTTCAGTAGAACAAGGCCGAACGGTCATAATACCAGGCATCGATGAGGAGCTGGACCAAATGAAATTGACTTTGGATAGTCTTGATGACTTTCTCAATCGAGTGGCAAGAAAGCTGTCCGAAAAAATGCCTTCTGACCTAC GCGCAAATTTGAATGTCATCTATTTTCCTCAGATAGGCTTTCTCTGCACGACTCCAGTCGACCCCGAGACTGGTACTGCTGTCTACGATGGCAGCTTCGACAATCCTTGGGAGAGGATGTTCAGTACTGAAGAGCAGGTGTACTTCAAGAACAGCGAGACACGAGAGATGGACGATCACTTTGGCGACGTTTACGGTATCATATCTGATCGCGAGATTGAGATCAGTCATGAGCTTGCTCAACACCTACTGCAATACCAGGAACTTCTAACTTCCTGCTCTGACGTTTGTGGCGAGCTTGACAGTTTGATTGCCCTGGCGCAAGGTGCAAAGAAATATAAGCTCTGTCGCCCTAGCATGACAGATGAAAACATCATACACATCAAAGGAGGACG TCATATACTGCAAGAGCTTACAGTATCTTCCTTCATCGCCAATAATACAATTCTAAGAGGCGGAGACGGAGACCCAACACATTCAGGGGCATCTGATCAGCGCTATGCTGCCGACTTCCAGCAGTTCACTAGCTCTTCTAATCGCCATACATATGCGCACAAAGATAATCCAAGCATGCTTGTGTTGACAGGCCCCAATTACTCGGGCAAAAGTGTGTATCTCAAACAGGTTGCTCTGATCGTCTACATGGCGCATATTGGAAGCTTTGTACCAGCAAACAGCGCAAAGATTGGTATAACCGACAAGATACTCTCCAGGGTCACAACTCGCGAGACGGTGTCTCGGATCCAGAGCGCTTTCATGATAGATTTGCAGCAGATCTCGTTGGCCCTGAGCCTGGCTACCCGCCGAAGCCTGCTCATCATCGACGAGTTTGGCAAAGGCACTGAGACCAGTGATGGAGCTGGGTTGGCGTGCGCAGTCATGGAACATCTGTTGAGCTTAGGTCCCGAAAGGCCGAAGGTCATTGGCACTACGCATTTCCATGGTGGATAG